A single Lactuca sativa cultivar Salinas chromosome 8, Lsat_Salinas_v11, whole genome shotgun sequence DNA region contains:
- the LOC111908636 gene encoding ERBB-3 BINDING PROTEIN 1 isoform X1, which produces MSDDERGEEKELDLSSPEAVTKYKSAAEIVNKALQLVLSECKPKAKIVDICEKGDSYIREQTGNMYKNVKKKIERGVAFPTCLSVNNTVCHYSPLASDETVLEEGDILKIDMGCHIDGFIAVVGHTHVLQQGPVTGRAADAIAAANTAAEVALRLVKPGKKNQDVTEAIQKVAAAYDCKIVEGVLSHQLKQFVIDGNKVVLSVSNPETRVDDAEFEENEVYAIDIVTSTGEGKPRLLDEKQTTIYKRAVDKSYHLKMKASRFIFSEINQKFPIMPFSARALEEKRARLGLVECVNHELLQPYPVLHEKPGDFVAHIKFTVLLMPNGSDRITSHTLQELQTTTNKTVDDPEIKAWLALPVKTKKKGGGKKKKGKRAEKGEGEAMDVEATNGGGQD; this is translated from the exons ATGTCAGACGATGAAAGAGGGGAGGAGAAGGAGCTGGATCTTTCCTCTCCAGAAGCTGTAACCAAATACAAATCAGCTGCTGAGATTGTTAACA AGGCCTTGCAGCTGGTATTGTCAGAATGCAAACCCAAAGCCAAGATTGTCGATATTTGTGAGAAGGGAGATTCATATATCAGAGA GCAAACTGGGAATATGTACAAGAATGTAAAGAAGAAAATTGAAAGGGGAGTTGCCTTTCCCACATGTCTGTCTGTTAACAACACAGTCTGCCATTATTCTCCACTAGCTAGTGATGAAACAGTATTGGAAGAAGGTGACATTTTGAAAAT TGATATGGGGTGTCATATAGATGGTTTCATTGCAGTGGTGGGACACACTCATGTTCTTCAACAAGGACCTGTAACAGGTAGAGCAGCAGATGCCATTGCAGCTGCAAATACTGCTGCTGAGGTTGCCTTACGACTTGTGAAGCCTGGAAAGAAG AATCAAGATGTGACAGAAGCCATTCAAAAAGTTGCTGCAGCATACGATTGCAAAATTGTTGAAGGTGTTCTTAGTCATCAACTAAAACAATTTGTGATTGATGGAAACAAAGTTGTATTAAGTGTCTCAAATCCCGAAACAAGAGTTGATGATGCAGAATTTGAGGAGAATGAAGTTTATGCAATTGACATAGTCACCAGCACAGGAGAAGGCAAG CCGAGATTATTGGATGAGAAACAGACAACGATTTACAAAAGAGCAGTTGACAAGAGCTATCACTTGAAAATGAAAGCATCTCGGTTTATATTTAGCGAGATCAATCAAAAGTTTCCAATTATGCCCTTCTCCGCTAG GGCTTTGGAAGAGAAGCGAGCTCGGTTGGGATTGGTTGAATGTGTTAACCATGAGCTTTTACAGCCATACCCTGTTCTTCATGAAAAGCCTG GTGATTTTGTTGCACATATAAAATTTACAGTTCTTTTGATGCCAAATGGATCGGACCGAATTACGTCTCATACCCTTCAAGAATTGCAAACAACAACTAATAAAACGGTTGATGACCCGGAAATCAAAGCATGGTTGGCTTTACCTGTAAAGACAAAAAAGAAAGGTGGTGGCAAAAAGAAGAAAG gaaagagaGCAGAAAAGGGTGAAGGTGAAGCAATGGATGTGGAGGCTACAAATGGTGGTGGCCAAGATTAG
- the LOC111908636 gene encoding ERBB-3 BINDING PROTEIN 1 isoform X2: MYKNVKKKIERGVAFPTCLSVNNTVCHYSPLASDETVLEEGDILKIDMGCHIDGFIAVVGHTHVLQQGPVTGRAADAIAAANTAAEVALRLVKPGKKNQDVTEAIQKVAAAYDCKIVEGVLSHQLKQFVIDGNKVVLSVSNPETRVDDAEFEENEVYAIDIVTSTGEGKPRLLDEKQTTIYKRAVDKSYHLKMKASRFIFSEINQKFPIMPFSARALEEKRARLGLVECVNHELLQPYPVLHEKPGDFVAHIKFTVLLMPNGSDRITSHTLQELQTTTNKTVDDPEIKAWLALPVKTKKKGGGKKKKGKRAEKGEGEAMDVEATNGGGQD; encoded by the exons ATGTACAAGAATGTAAAGAAGAAAATTGAAAGGGGAGTTGCCTTTCCCACATGTCTGTCTGTTAACAACACAGTCTGCCATTATTCTCCACTAGCTAGTGATGAAACAGTATTGGAAGAAGGTGACATTTTGAAAAT TGATATGGGGTGTCATATAGATGGTTTCATTGCAGTGGTGGGACACACTCATGTTCTTCAACAAGGACCTGTAACAGGTAGAGCAGCAGATGCCATTGCAGCTGCAAATACTGCTGCTGAGGTTGCCTTACGACTTGTGAAGCCTGGAAAGAAG AATCAAGATGTGACAGAAGCCATTCAAAAAGTTGCTGCAGCATACGATTGCAAAATTGTTGAAGGTGTTCTTAGTCATCAACTAAAACAATTTGTGATTGATGGAAACAAAGTTGTATTAAGTGTCTCAAATCCCGAAACAAGAGTTGATGATGCAGAATTTGAGGAGAATGAAGTTTATGCAATTGACATAGTCACCAGCACAGGAGAAGGCAAG CCGAGATTATTGGATGAGAAACAGACAACGATTTACAAAAGAGCAGTTGACAAGAGCTATCACTTGAAAATGAAAGCATCTCGGTTTATATTTAGCGAGATCAATCAAAAGTTTCCAATTATGCCCTTCTCCGCTAG GGCTTTGGAAGAGAAGCGAGCTCGGTTGGGATTGGTTGAATGTGTTAACCATGAGCTTTTACAGCCATACCCTGTTCTTCATGAAAAGCCTG GTGATTTTGTTGCACATATAAAATTTACAGTTCTTTTGATGCCAAATGGATCGGACCGAATTACGTCTCATACCCTTCAAGAATTGCAAACAACAACTAATAAAACGGTTGATGACCCGGAAATCAAAGCATGGTTGGCTTTACCTGTAAAGACAAAAAAGAAAGGTGGTGGCAAAAAGAAGAAAG gaaagagaGCAGAAAAGGGTGAAGGTGAAGCAATGGATGTGGAGGCTACAAATGGTGGTGGCCAAGATTAG